One window from the genome of Cryptomeria japonica chromosome 6, Sugi_1.0, whole genome shotgun sequence encodes:
- the LOC131048178 gene encoding uncharacterized protein LOC131048178 yields the protein MVSDNQSSFCMGERKIGDGVSGKQQLKSAGNVTDISSALTVVTTKSNTTTDKGGGMELLDNGEEGEDGHITPKSEKHKIPAMTFCPPPPLKRKPARKRRPAVPPGTLHIPSDFPDLDLLFGLDSKSTPQHKKKKQKN from the coding sequence ATGGTGAGTGATAATCAGTCGTCATTCTGCATGGGAGAAAGAAAGATAGGAGATGGCGTGAGTGGAAAACAACAATTGAAATCTGCAGGAAATGTAACAGATATTTCTAGTGCTTTGACAGTTGTTACAACTAAGAGCAACACAACTACTGATAAAGGAGGAGGAATGGAGCTTCTTGATaatggagaagaaggagaagatggcCACATAACTCCCAAGTCTGAGAAACACAAGATACCTGCAATGACTTTCTGTCCTCCTCCACCATTAAAGAGAAAGCCTGCAAGAAAGAGAAGGCCTGCAGTGCCTCCAGGAACCTTGCACATTCCTTCTGATTTTCCCGATTTGGATCTCTTATTTGGTTTAGATTCAAAGTCCACACCACAACATAAGAAGAAAAAacagaaaaattag